The DNA segment GCTCGTTCCCCCGAGTTTTGTTGTAAAACCTACATTCAGTCCAGGAAATTGTTGAATCCAGTTATCAATTGTTAAATAGGATTGATTTTTTAAAACAAAGGGTTCCATTACAATACCTCAAATGTTTTTCTTTAGTTTACCATGAAAAGAAAAATTGGTCACCGCAAAACCATAAGGTCAAACCTCTGTTTCTTCCGCTATCTTCCCTTCTATTCCTTTATATCTAACCAAAATAACGTCCTGACCAATTTTAATAATATTTCTCCATGGAATAACAATATCTTCATCTTTCCCAAAAAAGCCAAGTACCCTTCCACTGCCGGAAATCACAACAGCTTCAATTTTACCGGTCGTTAGATTAATCTCAATATCACCAATATTACCAAGCCTTTTACCATCTGATACATTTACAACATCTTTTATCTGGAATTCGGAAATCTTGAACACATACACCACTCCCAGTTTTATTACTATAAAGAATATATGTGTACATGGAAGATTTTATTTTAAAAAGCAAAAATAAAGCTGCCCCTTAGGACAGCTTTAACTTTGAATATTCTTATTCATTTGTCGAATGGCAGCTTTCTCTAAACGTGAAACCTGCGCTTGGGAGATCCCTATTTCATCAGCAACTTCCATTTGCGTTTTTCCCTGAAAAAAACGCTTTCGTAAAATTAGTTTTTCACGTTCGTTTAAACGGCGCATACCTTCTTTTAAAGCTATTTCTTCAATCCAATGAATATCTTTATTTTTTTCATCGCTTAACTGGTCCATTACATAAATTGGATCGCCGCCATCATTATATATTGGCTCAAACAAGGATACTGGATCTTGAATAGCATCCAAGGCGAATACGATTTCTTCATGTGGTACTTCTAAGACCTTTGCGATTTCTTCAGCAGTTGGTTCACGTGAGGTTTCGCTCATTAATCGTTCCCTAACCTGAAGTGCCTTATAGGCAATGTCTCTTAAGGAACGAGATACACGAATTGGGTTATTATCACGTAAGTACCTTCGTATTTCACCAATAATCATTGGTACGGCATAAGTGGAAAACTTTACATTTTGACCTAAATCAAAGTTATCAATTGATTTCATTAGTCCAATACAGCCAACCTGAAACAAGTCGTCAACAAACTCGCCACGGTTATTAAACCGTTGAATAACACTTAATACGAGCCGTAAGTTTCCGTTAACAAGCTTTTCTCTGGCGCTAATATCGCCCTCTTGCATTTGCTTGAAGAGTATTCTCATTTCTTCGTTCTTTAACACAGGAAGTTTAGATGTATCTACACCGCAAATTTCAACCTTATTTCGAGTCAATCCTTTTCCCTCCTCACAGGAGCTGCTGTACAAAAAACAGTATCTCCTTGAGAAGGAAAAATATGCACATGTCCATGAGCTCGGACATGTGCATATTTGTCGAAAATTGCAATTTAAACAGGAAATTCTAGGGTTTTTTCAACTTAAAAATATTTTAT comes from the Neobacillus sp. PS2-9 genome and includes:
- a CDS encoding YlmC/YmxH family sporulation protein, which translates into the protein MFKISEFQIKDVVNVSDGKRLGNIGDIEINLTTGKIEAVVISGSGRVLGFFGKDEDIVIPWRNIIKIGQDVILVRYKGIEGKIAEETEV
- the sigG gene encoding RNA polymerase sporulation sigma factor SigG is translated as MTRNKVEICGVDTSKLPVLKNEEMRILFKQMQEGDISAREKLVNGNLRLVLSVIQRFNNRGEFVDDLFQVGCIGLMKSIDNFDLGQNVKFSTYAVPMIIGEIRRYLRDNNPIRVSRSLRDIAYKALQVRERLMSETSREPTAEEIAKVLEVPHEEIVFALDAIQDPVSLFEPIYNDGGDPIYVMDQLSDEKNKDIHWIEEIALKEGMRRLNEREKLILRKRFFQGKTQMEVADEIGISQAQVSRLEKAAIRQMNKNIQS